The Gemmatimonadaceae bacterium sequence ACGAAATGTCCATCGCGCCCAATGTTGGCGCGATGTCGAAGTACCTCACGCAGGTGCAGCGCAATCCCATCTACAACCGCGTCCGGAGCAAAATCGGCGACGTGATCGGCAAGAACCGCGCGCTCGACACCCTCGTGCGGAAGTGGGAGGAGAGCGTGAAGTCCTTCCTGACGCCGGGCGTGCTGTTCGAGGAACTCGGGTTCCGGTACTTCGGACCGATCGACGGTCACGACATGCCGCAGCTGCTGGAGACATTCGCGGCCGTGCGGCAGATGGGCGGCCCCCGCCTCGTGCACGTGATCACGCAGAAGGGACGCGGATTCCCGGCGGGCGAACACGTCGAGAAATGGCATGCATTGCCGCCTGGCCATGACCCGGCGACCGGCAAGCCGCTCAAGGCATCGGCGGCGAACCCGGCCTACACGGCGGTGTTCGGGAAGGGGCTGGCCGAGCTCATGGACGAGGACCCTCGCGTGGTGACCATCACCGCCGCCATGCCCAGCGGGACCGGGACGAATGTCGTGGCGCGCACGCATCCCGCGCGGTTCTTCGACGTGGGTATCGCCGAGGGGCACGCGGTGACCTTCGCGGCCGGACTCGCGACGCGGGGCCTCCGGCCGGTGGCGGCGATCTACTCCACGTTCCTCCAGCGTGCCTACGACAACATCATCCACGACATTGCCATCCAGCACCTGCCGGTGACGTTCTGCATGGACCGCGCAGGGCTCGTGGGGGAAGACGGCGAGACCCATATGGGCCTCTACGACATCGCGTACATGCTCGCGATCCCGGGGATGGTGGTTACCGCACCCCGCGACGGCACCGAGATGCTCGCGTTGCTCCGCATGGCGACGCAGCATGACGGACCGGTGTGCCTGCGCTACCCGCGCGATGCATCACCGGACCTGGTCGAACCGATGCGCGGCATTCCGGCGACGCCATTCGGTACCTGGCACGTGGAGCGCAAAGGCAGCGAGGTGGCGATCATCGCCGTGGGCACGATGGTACTGCCTTCGCTCGCGGCCGCGGACACGCTGGCGCGGGAAGGACTGCCGGTGACGGTCGTGAATGCCAGGTTCCTCAAGCCGTACGACGAGGTGACGCTGAACGCCGTGCTGGCGAGTCACCACACGTTGCTGGTCGTTGAAGAAGGGACGGTGG is a genomic window containing:
- a CDS encoding 1-deoxy-D-xylulose-5-phosphate synthase, which encodes MSLLDQITSAQDVRALARDQLQPLADEVRARLIDICSRTGGHIGAGLGVVELTVALHHVFDTPRDQLVWDVGHQGYPHKVLTGRNAQMETLRQEAGLSGFLKRSESPYDTFGAGHAATSISAALGIAAGRDVLGDDYKVVAIIGDGSLTSGLAYEGLNNAGHSDRDIVVVLNDNEMSIAPNVGAMSKYLTQVQRNPIYNRVRSKIGDVIGKNRALDTLVRKWEESVKSFLTPGVLFEELGFRYFGPIDGHDMPQLLETFAAVRQMGGPRLVHVITQKGRGFPAGEHVEKWHALPPGHDPATGKPLKASAANPAYTAVFGKGLAELMDEDPRVVTITAAMPSGTGTNVVARTHPARFFDVGIAEGHAVTFAAGLATRGLRPVAAIYSTFLQRAYDNIIHDIAIQHLPVTFCMDRAGLVGEDGETHMGLYDIAYMLAIPGMVVTAPRDGTEMLALLRMATQHDGPVCLRYPRDASPDLVEPMRGIPATPFGTWHVERKGSEVAIIAVGTMVLPSLAAADTLAREGLPVTVVNARFLKPYDEVTLNAVLASHHTLLVVEEGTVVNGFGAMLAGVVQRLDGSVRVVPHGVPDRIIYAAPRARQLAACGLDAAGIAERVRALHGTEAVAG